The window CATACTCGCCTACCGGTATACAAAAAAAATATAGACCGAGTGATAGGTTTTCTACATTTACGTACGATTTTAGCGCAAATTAGTGATCCTGATTTTGACAAACACAATATCACCAACAGCCTATCCAAGCCTTTCTTCATTCCGGCCAGCACCTCGATTCATAAACAAATGCAAATCTTTAAGGCCGAAAAACTCCGTATTGGCTTAGTGGTCGACGAATATGGCGACGTACAGGGATTAGTGACGCTCGACGACTTATTGCAAGAGATTGTCGGTGAATTGGTCTCGGAAGAACCCGATATAACAATGCAAAAAGACGGTAGCTATCTGGTGGATGCCGGCGTAACCATCCGCGAGCTCAATCGCATCACGCACTGGGATTTACCCACCGAAGGTCCGAAAACCTTAAATGGCCTGGTAATCGAATACATGGAAACCATTCCGGAGCCGGGCACCAGCGTCAAATTACATGGGCACGTCATTGAAATAATTAAGCGCGATGAAAACGCAATCAAGCTGATTAAATTCAATCCCAAACGCTGACCAAAATTTATTTTAGGCAAAAAAAAGGCAGTTATTTTTAATAACCGCCTTAGAAGCAATAGGAAGAAATATAACGCAACTTTTAACTATCAAACCGAACGAAAAAGCTAGGTTAATGATAGTGGCGAAAATTTCAAATTCAAATGTGGCATATTGTCGCAGGCTGCATTTGAGCTTTAAATGGGCCAGAGGTATGCCAATCGCTCATCTCAACCAACCCTTCCTTTTAAAGAAAATAAACGGCAACAATACCGAGACAGTCATCAATCCGAGTGCAAAAGGATAGCCAAGCATCCACTGCAATTCCGGCATATTCTCAAAGTTCATACCGTAAATACTGGCAATCAAGGTGGGCGGCAACATTGCCACCGAAGCCACCGAGAAAATTTTAATCACTTTATTTTGATTAATATTGATAAAACCGACCGTGGCATCCATCAGGAAGTTGATCTTGTCGAACAAAAACGCTGTATGGCTATTAAGTGATTCTATATCGCGCAAAATTTGCTGCGCATCTTCCAACTGCGTGGTATTCAGCAGTTTGCGGCGAATCAAAAACGACACGGCGCGCTGAGTATCCAGCATATTCCGGCGGATTCGACCATTTAAATCCTCCTCTTCGGCAATATCGGTCAAAATATCCGCGGCTTCTTCGTCGCTAATATCCTGACTTAATACTTTTTTGCTGACAATTTCCAACTGTTCGTAAATATTCTCCAGCGCATCCGCGGAATACTCGGCTTCGGCACCGTATAAATCCAGCAACATATCCTTGCAATCCGAGACAAAGCCCGGCTGCGTGCGTGCGCGTAAACGCTGTAAACGAAATACGGGCAATTCTTCACTACGTACCGAAAACAGCATATCTCCGCGCAATATGAATGCGACCGGTACACTGCGCGACTTGCCTTCGCGATCCAGTAAAAAATCCGAATGTATATGAATTTCGTGCTGATCCTCGACGTAGAACCGGGCGCTGGCTTCCAAATCGGTCAAATCCAGGGGGTCCGGCAACTCCAGGCCATAATGTTGCCCGATAAGCAGCCGCTGCGCCTTGCTTGGCGCCAACAAATCGATCCAGATCGGCTTGATGGCGTACAAATCGTGGCGGCAGGTGATAGCGACCTTAGCGAGGCGACCTTCGACCAACTCGAATGCACTCATTTGCCCCACGCCACAATGCGGCTCTCGGTCGCCGACCAATTCCTCGCGCAAGGTATCGGACAATTCCCAAAGCACATCGTCCTGCCTGGATTCCTCGACCTGCTGCCAGACCAAGTTAGCATCCTCCAGGTCCAGAGCATGCAGAATTTGCCCTATTTCGATAGCAGACAGCCGCGCCAACAGACTACGCAGTTCCACCATGTGCTGCTTTTGTACCAAAGCAGTGATCAGCTTACGGCGCGGCATAGGCTGATTGTTCAGCATGCCTTCGACAAGCTTATGTTTTTTCAACAAATCGTTGATTGTTTGCAGCGACAAGAGCAACTCCGGAATAAAGCAAGCACCAAATTTTTTATTCGGCGGGTATAAAACGGCTAACTTTAAACCAAAACGCTGACAAAAAATCCTTCGCCGCTCTTCGTTGAACGGCGAACTTCAGTAAATTTAGACAAAAACACTTAATTTTGGTGATACATCGAACGATAGACTCATGCAAATCATCTGTTCACAATGGCCGAGTAATGCCGTTTGGCAGATGATTTATACGAGATGCAGTCGTCAAAAAGCGCATCTTGGCGCCGCGATAGCAGACCATTCCGAGTTAAATACGGCCGTATTGATCTTCGTAACGGACGATATCGTCTTCGCCGAGATAGCTGCCGGACTGGACTTCCACCATTTCCAACGGAATCACTCCCGGATTCTCCAGACTGTGAATAACACCCAAGGGTATGTAAATAGATTCGTTTTCGGTAACCAAAATTTTCTCACCGTTTTTATCCACCCAGGCAGTGCCTTTGACGACAACCCAATGCTCGGCGCGGTGATGATGCTTTTGCACAGATAATTTCGCACCAGGCTTCACGACTATACGCTTGGTTTGATGGCGCTCACCGGCATCGACTAAATCGTAATGCCCCCATGGCCTGTAAACCTTACGATGCACGCTGGCTTCACTGCGTTTCAATTTTTTCAGTTGATCGACTACTTCCTTGACGTCTTGCACCCTATCCTTCGCGGCAATCATGACCGCATCGTCAGTTTCGACCACCACCAAATTATCCACACCGATCACCGCTACCAGTTTGTTGGCCGAGTGAATATAGGAATTGCAAGTATCTACCGTCAACACATCGCCTTTGATGGCATTGCCGGCAGCGTCTTTATCGGTTACATCCCAAAGTGCGGACCAGGAACCGACATCGTTCCATTCCGCATCCAACGGGATCACCACCGCCTTATCGGTTTTTTCCATCACGGCGTAGTCGATGGAATCGGACGGGCACGTCGAAAAAATCTGCTTATCCAAACGCACAAAATCCAAATCGGGTTTTGCCGCCCGCAAGGCTTCCCTGCAAACCTCCAGCATTTCCGGATTGTATTTTTCTAACTCACGTAAAAAACAACCGGCTTTAAACGCGAACATGCCGCTGTTCCAGAAATATTCGCCACTTTCCAGATAGCGCTGCGCGGTTTGCAAATCGGGCTTTTCTACAAATGCAGCTACCTTATAAGCTTCGCCATAACGGGTATCACCGCGCTTGATGTAGCCATAGCCGGTTTCCGGCTCGGTCGCGACGATTCCAAACGTTACCAAAAGATCCTGTTTCGCCAACAATTCGGCTTGAACCACCGCGCGATGAAAAGCTGCGCGATTACCGACCACATGGTCAGCCGGCAAAATCAACAACACATCGTCTTCGGAGCGTGCACTCAATGCAGCCATCGCTACGGCCGGTGCGGTATTTTTGCCGACAGGCTCCAAAATAATGGCAGCAGGTTTGATTCCGATTTCCCGCATTTGCTCTGCGAGCATAAATCGATGATCTTCATTACAAACCGCAATTGGGGCTTGTAAGCCGGCAACGCCATCAAGCCTTAAAATGGTTTCCTGAAGCATGGTGTTGCCGGACACCAAGGGTAAAAATTGCTTAGGATACTGACCACGAGACAAAGGCCATAGCCGAGTTCCTGAACCGCCTGATAATACTACCGGGATCATAATGTCGTTTTCCTTACTGGCTGAATGAAAATGGGTTGGGCTAGTCTAACATTTAGTTGACTGCTGGGGTCAAGCCTTGGATTAGGCAATTTAAGCCGAAAATTTGCCCATTCGTTTTCATTGAATTGTCACAATAAACTCGGCGCAGCCTTTTAACGACAACAGGCTACCGCGAGCTGTTTCAATTTTTGCCGGGCCAAATCGTAATCGCCATCCGGGGTTTCGGTATACAACACTATAAGCAACTCAGCGGATGCGTCACCTGACAATCGTTTCAGCAATTGCCACCATTTAGCCAGATAGGCATTGGCAGTACTTTTGTCGCCAACCCGGTACCAACGCTCGACCAACAAACTCCGATGCGTACTGTTTAGCACCGCTTCTTCAATATCGCCGTTTTTATCAGCTGCCCACTGCATCGCAATGACGTCGTCATGCAGCATCCGCCATACCGGATGTTTTTGCGGGACCAGATAATTTTGCGAATTGACCAGTTCACCACCTTGGGTTTCATCGCCAAAATTGGCAAAATACATACCGGCTGTCGTTTGACCATCGCTTAGATAAACTTTGGCATCCGCCACCACGCCCTTAAAACTAGGCTCCCAAGCCCAATCGGGCGCTGCAACCGGCTGCCAATCAGGCAAAGACGGCCGGCTAAGGCGCTCGGGTACATCGATGTGAGCGGCCTGTAGTGCGGATAAGCCTTGTGACACAAAGGGCCAAATGAAAACGCATAAAGCGGTTATCGTTAAGGCCGGCCAATAATGTTTGTAAACCGTTGCAGAATCAGCAAGATTGGAGTCACACGCCAAATCTGGGGTTGATGCGGCGGCCGCCCCTGCATCCTTATCGTGCCAAAAAGAGCCAAAATAAAACAATCCAAACATGACAATCCCAAAAAACACCCAGCCGTAAACGATGTGATCCACTCCCGCAGCCAGTTTCATGTCACTGAAATGGCCAATCATCACAATCAAATAGGCGCGCAGACCGTTAGCTAAAATCGGGACCAAGAAGGAGAGCGTAATGAAGATGGTCCGCTTCTTGTAACTGCTGTAATTTAGATACGCATATACCGAACCAAGTGTTAGCGATGAAATCAAATAACGTAAACCACTGCATCCCTCTACCACCGACCAATTACCCGAGGTTAGCGTAAAAAACAAGCCTTCCCGGTAGACACTCATTCCCGTTAGCCTTATCAGCGTAACAACAAAGGTGGCGGTGTATTCCATTAAAGGCGGAATAAACGCTTCCCCGAATGGCACCATCAAAAATAAAAATACTATCGGAAATAACATTTGCGAGATGACATGACTGCCAAGCGTAGCCCAAAAACCACCGACCAAAACACCAACCACTGCCCATTGCTGAATCACCGCAACATGCACCAAATCGGCAATTAACCAGCCAAATCCGCTGACGACGATAAACAACAAACCTAATCTACTGAAAGCCGGCCGTAAATCTCGATAGTGCTCCCGGCGCGACCAAACCAACCAAAGACTAACCGGAGCCACTAAAAAACCGTGCGTGAATGTGTCCGATCGAGACCAAATAGCGACAATTGCTGCCCAAGTCTCAAAAAAAGCCGCTACTGAAACCAGTGTAACCAACACGACGCCCAGCAGCGGTTTACGCCAGTGATCAGGCAGTCCTAAAGCTTTTAACATTCTATTTCCTCTGCTATTTAGAGTTTTGTTATGGTTACTCAACTACGAACGCCCGCGTCGTCTGTATGCTATTGAGCCTAGACTCATTCCAAAGTTTAGCGAATTGCTATTTATCGCTGCTATCATAAGCCAGCTAATATATCGACCACGTTTAAAGTTTGTGCTGTAGTTTTCAGCTAGTTCGCGAATCTCTGCTACGATGAAAGTTCGGTACGCTGGTCGACCGAATATTCAGGCTTTTTAATTATTAAACAAAATCTATGGTAGTTCTGTTTTTTTTAGGTTTCTGGCTGGCCTGCCTTACCGCCTTATGGCTGTGGAAAAAAACCCTATTTATCGCTACCTGGCGTGAGCCCTATTTTGCCGATACGCCGGTTTTAATCGAAAGCGACGACTGGGGTCCAGGTGGCGACTTCCACGCAGCACGTTTAACACAGCTTCTCTCCATGCTGGCTCAACACAAAGACTCTGTGAACCGCTCTGCGATACTTACCGCCGATATGGTCTTGGCCGTTCCGGATTTAGCAAAGATCGAATCCACGGGCCAGTACCACAGACGCATGCTGGACAAAGACTTCCCGGCCATTTTTGAAGCCCTACAACAAGGCATACAGCAAGACACTTTAGTGCCGCAACTACATGGCATGGAACATCTAAACGGCAAGGCTTTCGCCGAATTATGCCGTCAGCAAGACCCCCGCCTCGCAACCGCCCGTGCAAGCAAGGATTGGTGGGACTGGGAAAAACTGGATTCGCCGCTACAAGGCCATTATGTAGACGGAAGCAATTTACCGACCAAAGCCATTAACGCTAAGGATGCCAATTCACTGGTCGCAAATGCCATGCAATGTTTTACCAGCATGTTCGGCTATCCCAGCCTCAGCACGGTCGCCCCGTGCTATTTATGGAACGATGAGATTGAACAAAGTTGGCAACAGCAAAATATCATCGCCATTCAAACTGCCGGCTACCGCTGTACCGGGCGCGATGAAACCGGACATTATTTTCAGGATCCTCCGCTGATTCGGGTCGGCAATACCAATCGTTTGGCACAACTGTACCTGGTTCGTAACGTAATGTACGAACCAGTTGACGGCAAAAACACACCGGCTAGCGCATTTGCCGAAGCTGAAATTGCTTATCGCCAAGCCCTGCCTGTGAGTATTTCCACGCATCGCTACAATTACACGCGATCAGAGGACGAATGCCAACAGGCTATAGGTGGATTAGACCATCTTTTAGGGCAAATCAGGGCGAATTTGCCCAACGTTCGCTTCTTGGCGTCCCCAGAACTTGGCGAATTCTTGCAAAACAAAACCGACAATATCGTTAATCGTTTCAATCAGCGTCAATGGCCAACAATTAGGTTAGCTGCTACTTACCGTAAAACCGGTGCATTTCTATACCGTCTATACTATCGGCATAGAAAATTAGCGCTGATCGGTTATTGCACCGGATTAATTGTACCGGCGTGGTTGATTTGCAAAACCAGTTCATAATAATTCTAAAGTATCGAAAATTTTGATTAGCCAAAAATGAAAATCAGCGCCGTCATTCCAGCGTATAACAGCGCGAAATTCATTCGTGCCGCCATCAACAGCATTCAGGCGCAAACCAGCAAAGTTGAAGAAATCATCGTGGTGGATGATGGCTCAACGGACAACACCGAACAAGTCGTTGAGGAGTTTGCCAATGCCGTCATTTGTCACAAACAAGTCAATCAAGGCCCGTCCGCCGCGCGCAATAAAGGCATAGAATTGGCTAACGGTGACTGGATTGCATTTCTGGATGCCGATGATCAATGGACAGTGGACAAAACCACCAAGCAAATCCAAGCACTGCAACGTAATCCGGAACTCCACCTGATTGCCGGCGACATGACGGAAATCGACAACGACGACCAACTGCTAACCCAATCTGTGTTAGCCAAACATCAAATGCTGGAAAATTTCCAACATCTAGCCGGAAAGCCAGTTCCCAACGCCCTTGCCGCTCTAATGAAGAAAAACTTTATACCGACGGGTACCGTTTTGGTGAAGCGCCAAACCTTGCTTGAAGCAGGCATGTTCAATACCGAGATTCGCTATGGCGAGGACTTGGAATTGTGGGCAAAAATTGCCACGTTTCACCCAGTAACCTGCCTTCCCGACATTTTGATGTTGCGCCGTCAGCACGGCGACAATGCCACCCAAGCCAGCGAACGTATGTTAGTTGACTTGACCAAGGTCACTGAGTCTATTCGGAACTTTGCCTCACCCCAGCTAATTGCCCAAGGCGTTTCGCCAAATAGTTTAGTGGCGGAAGCGCAATGGACGCTTGGCTACTGGTATTTTAGCGGCGGAAATAATGCCAAAGCCAGAGAGGCATTTAAAAGAGGCCTTTCCCAAAATTTGACACTTAACAATCTACTCTATCTGATCTTCAGCATCTTGCCAGCC of the Methylomonas sp. MK1 genome contains:
- the corA gene encoding magnesium/cobalt transporter CorA; protein product: MSLQTINDLLKKHKLVEGMLNNQPMPRRKLITALVQKQHMVELRSLLARLSAIEIGQILHALDLEDANLVWQQVEESRQDDVLWELSDTLREELVGDREPHCGVGQMSAFELVEGRLAKVAITCRHDLYAIKPIWIDLLAPSKAQRLLIGQHYGLELPDPLDLTDLEASARFYVEDQHEIHIHSDFLLDREGKSRSVPVAFILRGDMLFSVRSEELPVFRLQRLRARTQPGFVSDCKDMLLDLYGAEAEYSADALENIYEQLEIVSKKVLSQDISDEEAADILTDIAEEEDLNGRIRRNMLDTQRAVSFLIRRKLLNTTQLEDAQQILRDIESLNSHTAFLFDKINFLMDATVGFININQNKVIKIFSVASVAMLPPTLIASIYGMNFENMPELQWMLGYPFALGLMTVSVLLPFIFFKRKGWLR
- a CDS encoding mannose-1-phosphate guanylyltransferase/mannose-6-phosphate isomerase → MIPVVLSGGSGTRLWPLSRGQYPKQFLPLVSGNTMLQETILRLDGVAGLQAPIAVCNEDHRFMLAEQMREIGIKPAAIILEPVGKNTAPAVAMAALSARSEDDVLLILPADHVVGNRAAFHRAVVQAELLAKQDLLVTFGIVATEPETGYGYIKRGDTRYGEAYKVAAFVEKPDLQTAQRYLESGEYFWNSGMFAFKAGCFLRELEKYNPEMLEVCREALRAAKPDLDFVRLDKQIFSTCPSDSIDYAVMEKTDKAVVIPLDAEWNDVGSWSALWDVTDKDAAGNAIKGDVLTVDTCNSYIHSANKLVAVIGVDNLVVVETDDAVMIAAKDRVQDVKEVVDQLKKLKRSEASVHRKVYRPWGHYDLVDAGERHQTKRIVVKPGAKLSVQKHHHRAEHWVVVKGTAWVDKNGEKILVTENESIYIPLGVIHSLENPGVIPLEMVEVQSGSYLGEDDIVRYEDQYGRI
- the xrtA gene encoding exosortase A; the protein is MLKALGLPDHWRKPLLGVVLVTLVSVAAFFETWAAIVAIWSRSDTFTHGFLVAPVSLWLVWSRREHYRDLRPAFSRLGLLFIVVSGFGWLIADLVHVAVIQQWAVVGVLVGGFWATLGSHVISQMLFPIVFLFLMVPFGEAFIPPLMEYTATFVVTLIRLTGMSVYREGLFFTLTSGNWSVVEGCSGLRYLISSLTLGSVYAYLNYSSYKKRTIFITLSFLVPILANGLRAYLIVMIGHFSDMKLAAGVDHIVYGWVFFGIVMFGLFYFGSFWHDKDAGAAAASTPDLACDSNLADSATVYKHYWPALTITALCVFIWPFVSQGLSALQAAHIDVPERLSRPSLPDWQPVAAPDWAWEPSFKGVVADAKVYLSDGQTTAGMYFANFGDETQGGELVNSQNYLVPQKHPVWRMLHDDVIAMQWAADKNGDIEEAVLNSTHRSLLVERWYRVGDKSTANAYLAKWWQLLKRLSGDASAELLIVLYTETPDGDYDLARQKLKQLAVACCR
- a CDS encoding glycosyltransferase family 2 protein, which encodes MKISAVIPAYNSAKFIRAAINSIQAQTSKVEEIIVVDDGSTDNTEQVVEEFANAVICHKQVNQGPSAARNKGIELANGDWIAFLDADDQWTVDKTTKQIQALQRNPELHLIAGDMTEIDNDDQLLTQSVLAKHQMLENFQHLAGKPVPNALAALMKKNFIPTGTVLVKRQTLLEAGMFNTEIRYGEDLELWAKIATFHPVTCLPDILMLRRQHGDNATQASERMLVDLTKVTESIRNFASPQLIAQGVSPNSLVAEAQWTLGYWYFSGGNNAKAREAFKRGLSQNLTLNNLLYLIFSILPASLINALRVTKQKFAKS